The window GCTATCAGTGAATTTCCTACATAGAACAGAACGATTATACAACAAATTCGAAAAAGGTATATTATCATAAAACTCGTGGTTTCTTTTTTTAAAAAGGGCTTTTAAAGCATCCATATTATTATTGAAAACAAACTACAAACCAAAACTCCTACATAAGTAGAAAACCGAATGACGATGAGAGCTTCATCAATGCGCGCCGGAATCAGTTCTATAAGTGGCTCTCCTAAAAATGGGTATTCTTCGCGTTTGCCCCCATAATAATTAGCGCCTCCTAATTGAACACCTAAGGCACCGGCCAAAGCGCTTTCGGGCCAACCGGCATTTGGGCTCGGATGCTTTCTTGCGTCACGCAAGGAATATTGGAAAACCCCCTTCCAAAATTTACCCAAAATCATGGCGGAAATCCCAATCATAACAACACTGAGCCGAGAGGGGATAATGTTCATCAAATCATCAAATCGAGCAGAAGCAAAACCAAAAAAGTAATACCGGGAATTTTTATATCCCAGCATTGAATCCAAAGTATTAGAAATTTTATAAATTAATCCACCCAAAGCACCAAAAAGAGCGGTGTAAAATAGCGGAGCTAGAATTCCGTCACTAAAGCTTTCGGCAAGCGATTCTATCCCGGCACGAACTATTTCTTTCTCGGAAAAATGTTCGGTATCTCTCCCCACCAAGTGCTTTAATCTCTGACGAGCTCCCTCAATATTGTCTTGCTCCAATGCTAGCTTCACATTGTTTACTCTTTTTATTAATGTCCGATATGCTGTAAAGCTAAAAATTAAATATATTTCTAACGCCCAGAAGGCTAACGAAAGGTATTGCCTCAACCATCGGCTAAGAAAATAATACAGTATCCCCATCCCTCCAGCCATGAGAATAACCAATATAAAACCCATAAAAAATTCACGTTTAAAGTTTCTTTTCTTCGGAAAAAGCAACCTTTCCAGGCTATTGATTATCTTGCCGATAAGAACTACTGGATGCCATTTTCCCTGAGGATCTCCAAATAATCCATCAAGAGCAAAGCCGCATATTAATCGAATTGCATTCAGCATCATAAATCCTCATGGTTAATAATCCCCGTTACTTGGAAAAATCCCGAATCATCACGAACTTTTATTATCACTCCGGGGTTCAGT of the Candidatus Atribacteria bacterium ADurb.Bin276 genome contains:
- a CDS encoding cobalamin biosynthesis protein, yielding MLNAIRLICGFALDGLFGDPQGKWHPVVLIGKIINSLERLLFPKKRNFKREFFMGFILVILMAGGMGILYYFLSRWLRQYLSLAFWALEIYLIFSFTAYRTLIKRVNNVKLALEQDNIEGARQRLKHLVGRDTEHFSEKEIVRAGIESLAESFSDGILAPLFYTALFGALGGLIYKISNTLDSMLGYKNSRYYFFGFASARFDDLMNIIPSRLSVVMIGISAMILGKFWKGVFQYSLRDARKHPSPNAGWPESALAGALGVQLGGANYYGGKREEYPFLGEPLIELIPARIDEALIVIRFSTYVGVLVCSLFSIIIWML